The proteins below come from a single Xiphophorus couchianus chromosome 20, X_couchianus-1.0, whole genome shotgun sequence genomic window:
- the LOC114135370 gene encoding uncharacterized protein LOC114135370 isoform X1 has translation MGSILQERVAQRCVERLCIGDREWKKKAPRSTSRPNVAGTKMGRRQSQRKFPQPQCPIQGQENNHEKKPQRRKHNSNTSSTKCSAPQHSSAQGTSMFHPAAPEEDRMKIKVSSAHADENRKHTLPGLRASKHTAALLDHSLPHPSPDQQEELSPQEDSDTDLSESERLPLSSRALAPRLELRPEVVEDGDAPSHCRTVRGRDFPDFLPPPFNSWSLSQLAVFYNTEGRGAFRPRPMGPLERYLERLLQLEWHQIQTVQAEHGTQDVPGGTPSCQRSSAAAPAPTRLSSPKCILQCQRAFPLSFLSSLAGHAALLAGGTSGLCRICSSSCSASCCRSTHCHRHLSRLSPDGSRGPLPRPKRSYSESRVHSSDRRLRTQRSGSPASSSSYLRRMQASGNIRNPIQAGPGRAHSSARGCDEPDWTAGVLRKRSGSEQRRGGGRCLNRSETSRSSSESRTGRAERGESAGWAEQEVTGVSVRLPGSRHPPVQRPSRSKQVEFVT, from the exons ATGGGCAGCATCCTGCAGGAGCGGGTAGCGCAGCGCTGCGTGGAGAGGCTCTGCATCGGCGACAGGGAATGGAAGAAGAAAGCTCCGAGAAGCACCAGCAGGCCCAATGTGGCCGG gACTAAGATGGGGAGGAGGCAGTCACAAAGGAAGTTTCCACAGCCGCAGTGCCCGATCCAGGGTCAGGAAAACAACCACGAGAAG AAGCCACAGAGAAGGAAACACAATTCTAACACTTCCTCGACCAAATGCAGCGCTCCGCAGCACAG CAGCGCTCAGGGAACCTCCATGTTTCATCCAGCGGCCCCTGAGGAGGACAGGATGAAGATCAAGGTGTCATCAGCACACGCTGATGAGAACAGGAAGCACACGCTACCAGGGCTGAGGGCGAGCAAACACACAGCAGCCCTCCTGGACCACAGCCTGCCTCATCCCAGTCCTGACCAGCAGGAGGAGCTCTCCCCCCAGGAGGACAGTGACACAGACTTGTCCGAGTCAGAAAGACTCCCCCTGTCCTCCCGTGCCCTCGCCCCGCGACTGGAGCTCAGGCCCGAGGTGGTGGAGGACGGAGACGCCCCGTCTCACTGCCGGACGGTCAGAGGACGGGACTTCCCAGACTTCCTCCCTCCACCGTTCAATTCGTGGAGCCTCAGTCAGCTGGCTGTTTTCTACAACACGGAGGGCAGAGGGGCCTTCCGGCCCCGGCCAATGGGCCCCTTGGAGCGGTACTTGGAGAGGTTGCTGCAGCTGGAGTGGCACCAGATCCAGACAGTTCAGGCGGAGCATGGGACGCAGGACGTACCAGGAGGGACGCCCAGTTGCCAGAGGTCCAGCGCTGCAGCCCCGGCCCCGACTCGCCTCAGCTCTCCCAAATGCATCCTGCAGTGCCAGCGCgccttccccctctccttcctgtcCTCACTAGCCGGACACGCTGCCCTGCTGGCCGGCGGTACTAGCGGTCTATGCCGGATCTGCTCCTCCAGCTGTAGCGCATCATGCTGCCGCTCCACCCACTGCCACAGACATCTGTCCAGACTGAGTCCGGATGGCAGCAGAGGGCCCCTGCCGCGCCCCAAAAGGAGCTATAGTGAGAGCCGGGTCCACTCCTCAGACAGGAGGCTCAGAACCCAGCGGTCCGGCAGCCCCGCCAGCTCCAGCAGCTACCTGAGGAGGATGCAGGCTTCAGGAAACATCCGGAATCCCATCCAGGCTGGTCCAGGAAGGGCCCATTCCTCTGCTAGGGGCTGTGATGAGCCAGACTGGACAGCGGGAGTACTAAGGAAGAGGAGTGGCTCCGAACAGAGGAGAGGTGGAGGGAGGTGCTTGAACAGATCAGAGACGAGCCGGAGCAGTTCAGAGAGCAGAACAGGAAGAGCAGAGCGGGGCGAATCCGCTGGCTGGGCGGAACAGGAAGTCACTGGGGTCAGTGTTCGTTTACCCGGGTCCAGACATCCCCCCGTCCAGAGGCCGAGCAGGTCCAAACAGGTTGAATTTGTTACATGA
- the LOC114135370 gene encoding uncharacterized protein LOC114135370 isoform X2: MGSILQERVAQRCVERLCIGDREWKKKAPRSTSRPNVAGTKMGRRQSQRKFPQPQCPIQGQENNHEKKPQRRKHNSNTSSTKCSAPQHSAQGTSMFHPAAPEEDRMKIKVSSAHADENRKHTLPGLRASKHTAALLDHSLPHPSPDQQEELSPQEDSDTDLSESERLPLSSRALAPRLELRPEVVEDGDAPSHCRTVRGRDFPDFLPPPFNSWSLSQLAVFYNTEGRGAFRPRPMGPLERYLERLLQLEWHQIQTVQAEHGTQDVPGGTPSCQRSSAAAPAPTRLSSPKCILQCQRAFPLSFLSSLAGHAALLAGGTSGLCRICSSSCSASCCRSTHCHRHLSRLSPDGSRGPLPRPKRSYSESRVHSSDRRLRTQRSGSPASSSSYLRRMQASGNIRNPIQAGPGRAHSSARGCDEPDWTAGVLRKRSGSEQRRGGGRCLNRSETSRSSSESRTGRAERGESAGWAEQEVTGVSVRLPGSRHPPVQRPSRSKQVEFVT, translated from the exons ATGGGCAGCATCCTGCAGGAGCGGGTAGCGCAGCGCTGCGTGGAGAGGCTCTGCATCGGCGACAGGGAATGGAAGAAGAAAGCTCCGAGAAGCACCAGCAGGCCCAATGTGGCCGG gACTAAGATGGGGAGGAGGCAGTCACAAAGGAAGTTTCCACAGCCGCAGTGCCCGATCCAGGGTCAGGAAAACAACCACGAGAAG AAGCCACAGAGAAGGAAACACAATTCTAACACTTCCTCGACCAAATGCAGCGCTCCGCAGCACAG CGCTCAGGGAACCTCCATGTTTCATCCAGCGGCCCCTGAGGAGGACAGGATGAAGATCAAGGTGTCATCAGCACACGCTGATGAGAACAGGAAGCACACGCTACCAGGGCTGAGGGCGAGCAAACACACAGCAGCCCTCCTGGACCACAGCCTGCCTCATCCCAGTCCTGACCAGCAGGAGGAGCTCTCCCCCCAGGAGGACAGTGACACAGACTTGTCCGAGTCAGAAAGACTCCCCCTGTCCTCCCGTGCCCTCGCCCCGCGACTGGAGCTCAGGCCCGAGGTGGTGGAGGACGGAGACGCCCCGTCTCACTGCCGGACGGTCAGAGGACGGGACTTCCCAGACTTCCTCCCTCCACCGTTCAATTCGTGGAGCCTCAGTCAGCTGGCTGTTTTCTACAACACGGAGGGCAGAGGGGCCTTCCGGCCCCGGCCAATGGGCCCCTTGGAGCGGTACTTGGAGAGGTTGCTGCAGCTGGAGTGGCACCAGATCCAGACAGTTCAGGCGGAGCATGGGACGCAGGACGTACCAGGAGGGACGCCCAGTTGCCAGAGGTCCAGCGCTGCAGCCCCGGCCCCGACTCGCCTCAGCTCTCCCAAATGCATCCTGCAGTGCCAGCGCgccttccccctctccttcctgtcCTCACTAGCCGGACACGCTGCCCTGCTGGCCGGCGGTACTAGCGGTCTATGCCGGATCTGCTCCTCCAGCTGTAGCGCATCATGCTGCCGCTCCACCCACTGCCACAGACATCTGTCCAGACTGAGTCCGGATGGCAGCAGAGGGCCCCTGCCGCGCCCCAAAAGGAGCTATAGTGAGAGCCGGGTCCACTCCTCAGACAGGAGGCTCAGAACCCAGCGGTCCGGCAGCCCCGCCAGCTCCAGCAGCTACCTGAGGAGGATGCAGGCTTCAGGAAACATCCGGAATCCCATCCAGGCTGGTCCAGGAAGGGCCCATTCCTCTGCTAGGGGCTGTGATGAGCCAGACTGGACAGCGGGAGTACTAAGGAAGAGGAGTGGCTCCGAACAGAGGAGAGGTGGAGGGAGGTGCTTGAACAGATCAGAGACGAGCCGGAGCAGTTCAGAGAGCAGAACAGGAAGAGCAGAGCGGGGCGAATCCGCTGGCTGGGCGGAACAGGAAGTCACTGGGGTCAGTGTTCGTTTACCCGGGTCCAGACATCCCCCCGTCCAGAGGCCGAGCAGGTCCAAACAGGTTGAATTTGTTACATGA
- the pdrg1 gene encoding p53 and DNA damage-regulated protein 1 isoform X2: protein MDAGSQRVLQYLTEVEEAAEDVLTTKQQIVDLDMKRNRNREALSALKHDMADTEKVKVCFGNMFLKFPKSKAREMIQKDQEQLDKEISDLRRSLKAKVNCLNEMQGNPELRGYNLSPLSAEELKAINSLLRR, encoded by the exons ATGGACGCTGGTTCTCAGCGTGTTTTACAGTATTTAACAGAAGTTGAAGAGGCAGCTGAGGACGTTCTCACTACTAAACAACAG ATCGTAGACCTGGACATGAAGAGGAACAGGAACAGGGAGGCGCTGAGCGCTCTGAAACATGACATGGCAGACACAG AAAAAGTCAAGGTGTGCTTTGGGAACATGTTCCTCAAATTCCCCAAATCCAAAGCAAGAGAGATGATCCAGAAAG ATCAGGAGCAGCTTGACAAGGAGATCAGCGATCTTCGTAGAAGCCTGAAAGCAAAAGTCAACTGTCTCAATGAGATGCAAG GAAACCCTGAGCTCAGAGGCTACAACCTGTCTCCACTGTCCGCTGAAGAATTGAAAGCTATTAACAGCCTCCTGAGGAGGTGA
- the pdrg1 gene encoding p53 and DNA damage-regulated protein 1 isoform X1 — translation MDAGSQRVLQYLTEVEEAAEDVLTTKQQVPETRGDATRTRLSQRTEVDSLLLLVLIVDLDMKRNRNREALSALKHDMADTEKVKVCFGNMFLKFPKSKAREMIQKDQEQLDKEISDLRRSLKAKVNCLNEMQGNPELRGYNLSPLSAEELKAINSLLRR, via the exons ATGGACGCTGGTTCTCAGCGTGTTTTACAGTATTTAACAGAAGTTGAAGAGGCAGCTGAGGACGTTCTCACTACTAAACAACAGGTACCGGAAACGCGAGGAGACGCAACGAGAACTCGTTTATCACAGAGGACAGAAGTGGACTCATTGCTGCTCCTCGTTTTA ATCGTAGACCTGGACATGAAGAGGAACAGGAACAGGGAGGCGCTGAGCGCTCTGAAACATGACATGGCAGACACAG AAAAAGTCAAGGTGTGCTTTGGGAACATGTTCCTCAAATTCCCCAAATCCAAAGCAAGAGAGATGATCCAGAAAG ATCAGGAGCAGCTTGACAAGGAGATCAGCGATCTTCGTAGAAGCCTGAAAGCAAAAGTCAACTGTCTCAATGAGATGCAAG GAAACCCTGAGCTCAGAGGCTACAACCTGTCTCCACTGTCCGCTGAAGAATTGAAAGCTATTAACAGCCTCCTGAGGAGGTGA